AGCCCGCTGGGCTCGCGCCAGCCGGTCCACCCGAACGACCACGTGAACCGCGGGCAGTCTTCGAACGACGTGATCCCGACGGCGATCCAGCTGGCGGCGGCGGTCACCATCCAGCAGGAGCTGCTGCCGGCGATGCAAGAGCTCGAGGAGTCACTGCGGAAGAAATCGAAGGAGTTCTGGGAGAGCATCAAGACAGGGCGGACGCACCTGCAGGACGCGACCCCGATCCGGCTCGGGCAGGAGTTCCTGGGCTTCGCGGGCCAGCTGGAGTACGGGCGGCAGCGGGCGTCGAAGGCGCTGGCGGAGCTGTGCGTGCTGCCGCTGGGGGGCACGGCGGTCGGCACCGGCATCGGCATGCACCCTGAGTTCGCTTCCCAGGTGATCGCCAAGCTGCGGCAGCGGACCAGTTTGGAACTGAGCGAGACGAAGAACCATTTCCAGGCGCAGGCGACGATCGACGCGATCGTCGAGGCCTCGGGATCGTTGAAGACGATCGCGGTGAGCCTGATGAAGATCGGCAACGACATCCGCTTCATGGGCTGCGGTCCCCGAGCCGGGATCGGCGAGCTGGAGATCCCGGCCGTGCAACCGGGCTCGTCGATCATGCCGGGCAAGGTGAACCCGGTCATCATCGAGTCGATGACGATGGTGTGCGCGCAGGTGATCGGCAATGACGCGACGGTGACGATCGCGGGCCAGGCCGGCAGCCTTCTCGAGCTCAACGTGATGATGCCGGTGGCGGCGCACAACCTCCTGCAGTCGGTGGAGCTGCTGGCGGCATCGTGCCGGAACATGGCGCGGCAATGTGTGAACGGGCTGAAGGCGACGCCGAAGGGGCCCGAGATGGTGGAGAAGGGTCTGGCGATCTGCACCGCCTTGGCGCCCGTGATCGGCTACGACGCGGCAGCGGCCATTGCCTACAAGGCAGCGAAATCGGGGGAGACGGTGAAGCAGGTGGCGCTGCGCGAGACCAAGCGCTCGGCCGCCGAGCTCGACAAGGTGCTGGACCCGTCGACAATGGTGGAGCCCGGGGCGAACGTGGGCGGAGGCGGCGGCTGAGCTTGGCGCGTCACTCCTGCTCCCGCGGCGGGGTGACGCGATGCGGGCGCGAGACGAACTCGTGCCGGCTCTCGGCGAGGGAGCGGTAGCAGGCCTCGACCACCTCGAGGCTCCGGAGGCCGTCGCGCACGGTGATCGGCATGGGCTCGAAGCGCTCGATGCAGCGGGCGAAATCCGCGAGCAAGGGCGGCAGCGTAGGCTCGGGCTTGGCTTGGCGCAGTAGTGTGCGCTCGTTGCCCTCCACGTACACGACTTGATCCAGCTGGTAATCCACCCACAGCTGCCCGCGCTCCCCGACGATCTCCAAGCTCGACGAGCGCGACTGCGTGCACTTGGCCACCTCGAGGGCGACGAGCGTGTCCGAATCGCGCAGCGTCGCCAGCACCTTGAACAGATCCTCGTGGAACGGGTTCTCCACCCGGTGCGCCACGCAGTAGATGCGCTCGAACTCGAGGCCCAGGAGCCAACGTACGAGATCGTAGAGGTGCACGCCGGTGTTGAGGATCGAGCCCAGCGGGTGCGTGGTTTCGGTGTTCTGCCAGGCCAGATTGGTGCGCGGCAAGCGCTGCGAGGCGGTCAGCGAGCGCACTGGACCGACGCGATCCAGCTCCGCGCGCGCGAGCTGCAGCGACACGTTGTAGCGCAACGTTTGACCCAGGAGTAGCGGCGTCCCCGTCTCCTGCACCACCCGCTCGAGCTCGTAGGCCTCGTCGAGGGCCTGCGTCAGCGGCTTTTCCAGGAGCACCGGCTTGCTGCGCTCGAGGGCGAGCGTCGCGAGCAGCAGATGCGTGGGCGGCGGCGTCACGATGACGACGGCATCCACACCCGGGTGCTCCAGGAGCGCCTCGGGGTTGGTGAAATGCGGCACGCCGAACTCGCGCCCCACGCGCTCGGCCTGGTGCCCGTCCCGGCGGCACACCGCCGCCAGGGTGGCTCCGGGAACGTCCCGAGCCAGGTGGCGCGCGTAGCGCAAACCGTGCACGCCGAGGCCGATGACACCGACTCGCAGCATGGGAGGATTCTAGCCACTCCCGGCCCTTCTAATGAAGCCGGGATCTGGGTGATGTAAAACAGACCCCTGGGTGAAGGAGCAGACCTTGGGTACGCAGGTCTTGCAGCCGCAAGTGCCCACCCGCAGTTCCAGGCTCGACTTTCGCTTCACCGCACGTCATCTGGAGGTCAGGGGCGCGTTGTTTCCCATGCGGGAGAATCGCCCCATCCAGACAAATCTGGGGTTGCCAAGGAAGCCTGACCCGAAGTATCTAAGTCCAAGGTCTTCGCAGTCATCGCCGCACTTCGCGTCTGGACGTCTGGAGCAAAAGATGCACGGGCAAGGACGTACGCATCTGTTCGATCACGCCGGACGGCGCCTGGTGTTGCATAACATCTTGACCCATAATTGTTTATGGTCGATTGGCCGGCACCGACTCCGCGCCTGGTGGGGTGTTTTGGCGCTGGCTTCCTGCTGCCTCGGCGCTGCAGCGCTCGCGCAGGATAACGATGCGGGCTGGACCCAAACGGGCGTCGCATCCTGGTATGGCCCCGGTTTCGCGGGTCGTCCGACGGCTTCGGGGGAGACTTACGATCCGTCGAATTTGACCGCTGCACACCCGACCCTGCCGCTCGGGAGCTTGGTGCGGGTCCACAACCTCGACAACGACCGGAATATGATCGTCCGCATCAACGACCGCGGTCCCTTCGCGCGCGGGCGCATCATCGACGTGAGCCGCGCGGCGGCCGACGTGCTGGGCTTCCGCAAGGACGGTACGACGAAGGTGCGCCTCACCAAGGTGGCGCCGCCGCCGGGCCGGAACATTGCTGTTTCCGCTGCGAGCGCCGCTCCCAGTGGGGAGGACACAGCTCCGCCAGCGCCCAAGGAACCGGCGCCCGCATTCGTCACCGAGTCCTCGCTGCGG
The sequence above is a segment of the Candidatus Krumholzibacteriia bacterium genome. Coding sequences within it:
- a CDS encoding septal ring lytic transglycosylase RlpA family protein; amino-acid sequence: MHGQGRTHLFDHAGRRLVLHNILTHNCLWSIGRHRLRAWWGVLALASCCLGAAALAQDNDAGWTQTGVASWYGPGFAGRPTASGETYDPSNLTAAHPTLPLGSLVRVHNLDNDRNMIVRINDRGPFARGRIIDVSRAAADVLGFRKDGTTKVRLTKVAPPPGRNIAVSAASAAPSGEDTAPPAPKEPAPAFVTESSLRTPPAAAPTQAAVSTAATPNPTTTAAATSGGAQGEAPLYFVQIGAFRDERGAQELLQNSGSLGMALQVGFSENLYRVLAGPFENSDAAEVVTRELARSGKTAFVRKHP
- a CDS encoding class II fumarate hydratase produces the protein MTAPRMRKEKDSMGELEVPASAYYGATTQRALLNFPISGLRFGRSFIRAIGQIKQAAAEVNKDLGQLEAKLAEAIVAASQKVIDGKHDVDFPIDIYQTGSGTSTNMNANEVIANVANEALGSPLGSRQPVHPNDHVNRGQSSNDVIPTAIQLAAAVTIQQELLPAMQELEESLRKKSKEFWESIKTGRTHLQDATPIRLGQEFLGFAGQLEYGRQRASKALAELCVLPLGGTAVGTGIGMHPEFASQVIAKLRQRTSLELSETKNHFQAQATIDAIVEASGSLKTIAVSLMKIGNDIRFMGCGPRAGIGELEIPAVQPGSSIMPGKVNPVIIESMTMVCAQVIGNDATVTIAGQAGSLLELNVMMPVAAHNLLQSVELLAASCRNMARQCVNGLKATPKGPEMVEKGLAICTALAPVIGYDAAAAIAYKAAKSGETVKQVALRETKRSAAELDKVLDPSTMVEPGANVGGGGG
- a CDS encoding Gfo/Idh/MocA family oxidoreductase, with the protein product MLRVGVIGLGVHGLRYARHLARDVPGATLAAVCRRDGHQAERVGREFGVPHFTNPEALLEHPGVDAVVIVTPPPTHLLLATLALERSKPVLLEKPLTQALDEAYELERVVQETGTPLLLGQTLRYNVSLQLARAELDRVGPVRSLTASQRLPRTNLAWQNTETTHPLGSILNTGVHLYDLVRWLLGLEFERIYCVAHRVENPFHEDLFKVLATLRDSDTLVALEVAKCTQSRSSSLEIVGERGQLWVDYQLDQVVYVEGNERTLLRQAKPEPTLPPLLADFARCIERFEPMPITVRDGLRSLEVVEACYRSLAESRHEFVSRPHRVTPPREQE